One window of Corallococcus caeni genomic DNA carries:
- a CDS encoding PEGA domain-containing protein: protein MPPNARRLLIAALMAGTCACARHPVARDGDALALLRVEAVRPAMPVGRAARVEGAAATGLRLDVMPDGARVFVDGRAMGLARQLGALLPLAPGVHQVSVRLEGHATWRAEVMVGDRPEPIQVTLTASP, encoded by the coding sequence ATGCCTCCGAATGCGAGACGTCTGCTCATCGCCGCCCTGATGGCTGGCACCTGCGCCTGTGCGCGCCACCCGGTCGCGCGGGACGGCGATGCCCTGGCGCTCCTGCGGGTGGAGGCCGTGCGCCCGGCGATGCCGGTGGGGCGCGCGGCGCGGGTGGAGGGGGCGGCGGCGACGGGGCTGCGCCTGGACGTGATGCCGGATGGCGCCCGCGTCTTCGTGGACGGCCGCGCGATGGGGCTCGCGCGCCAGCTGGGGGCGCTGCTTCCGCTGGCCCCCGGCGTCCACCAGGTGAGCGTCCGCCTGGAGGGCCACGCCACGTGGCGGGCGGAGGTGATGGTGGGCGACCGGCCCGAGCCCATCCAGGTGACGTTGACCGCTTCGCCGTGA
- a CDS encoding RedB protein, translating to MGGWLVASVLGLGLVWSHASAAGLGATPPSRLPERFPRTPGTWTLFVLLHPQCPCSRATLAELAKLLDREGARLATRVFVWAPRQAPPGFERSELWTRALALPGAQVVADVDGAVARELGVSTSGQVVLYSPDGVERFSGGITPARGHEGDSAGAGAIRDLLRADASRVATAPVFGCALQTPSAASSGENP from the coding sequence ATGGGCGGGTGGCTCGTGGCGAGCGTGCTGGGGCTTGGGCTCGTGTGGTCCCACGCGAGCGCCGCGGGGCTTGGGGCCACGCCGCCGTCACGGTTGCCGGAGCGGTTCCCCCGGACGCCGGGCACGTGGACGCTGTTCGTCCTGCTCCACCCCCAGTGCCCGTGTTCCCGCGCGACGCTCGCGGAGCTGGCGAAGCTCCTGGACCGCGAAGGCGCGCGGCTCGCCACGCGCGTGTTCGTCTGGGCCCCCCGCCAGGCGCCGCCGGGCTTCGAGCGCTCGGAGCTGTGGACGCGCGCCCTGGCCCTGCCCGGCGCGCAGGTGGTGGCGGACGTGGACGGCGCGGTGGCGCGCGAGCTGGGCGTGAGCACCTCGGGCCAGGTGGTCCTCTATTCGCCGGACGGCGTGGAGCGCTTCAGCGGGGGCATCACCCCCGCGCGGGGCCACGAAGGAGACAGCGCGGGGGCAGGCGCCATTCGCGACCTCCTTCGCGCGGATGCCTCCCGCGTCGCCACCGCGCCTGTTTTCGGCTGTGCCCTCCAGACGCCCTCCGCGGCGTCCTCCGGTGAGAACCCGTGA
- a CDS encoding glycosyltransferase: MSAREPRWLGTQEGDLLVHLSYEATRTLGGMGVVLEHLLSSPEYRRDFPRTLLVSPTVRPCGLGSYAPEESLARDLEAHGEVFYSGLRPDNPERWTRVFRPVEEKHDVSFVYGRRDAPGGPVEVLLVDLTDVLRGYRVRMGTLPRFLARLHTLLGVDLPFDCRGARPAAWRGLSRVWRQRFGTRLGAAPWVNRLFRKAVRHGLMDAPALDHDAMLAIVLAEPVFDALERLRPTKEGAGTVILAQEHLSLPLAYKALLDGRGWCRTVYYAGEVRTPRVLVEYGEAGQGASDARFYNIQRLGLEQGRTLDEVYPVGTWPNFQILRNGHLCDRVGAVSASVADELRFLDARYALHPVTVVPHGHRPIETGWDAKEAARARVLAHARKQWGKGFRLLLTHIARDEVCKGLWRDVDVCEHLATLLPPERKPALLVMVTEWNEAEPSDNLRALKARVDAFNVKDTGLHIALVNQPTWPAGLDFTRDDLHRATDVSLGQSLYESYGLAQLEALGCGAICVISGVSGARRALREVCLRQGLSEAAHPNLVVSDAAADAREAGLAHTVEAWKALPAAVLREQELRTAERVAEEVVRRLPRDAHEGRLLLATGWALSERLGWEPLIREQLLPLLRFPKQEAEAVSDWSAAHG; the protein is encoded by the coding sequence ATGAGCGCGCGGGAGCCCCGCTGGCTCGGGACGCAGGAGGGGGACCTGCTGGTGCACCTCTCCTACGAAGCGACGCGCACGCTGGGCGGGATGGGCGTGGTGCTGGAGCACCTGCTGTCCTCCCCCGAGTACCGGCGGGACTTCCCGCGCACGCTGCTGGTGAGCCCCACGGTGCGGCCGTGCGGGCTGGGGAGCTACGCGCCGGAGGAGTCGCTGGCGCGCGACCTGGAGGCGCACGGCGAGGTGTTCTACAGCGGCCTGCGCCCGGACAACCCGGAGCGGTGGACGCGCGTCTTCCGGCCGGTGGAGGAGAAGCACGACGTGTCGTTCGTCTACGGGCGGCGCGACGCCCCGGGCGGCCCGGTGGAGGTGCTGCTCGTGGACCTCACCGACGTGCTCCGGGGCTACCGGGTGCGGATGGGGACGCTGCCCCGGTTCCTCGCGCGGCTGCACACGCTGCTGGGCGTGGACCTCCCGTTCGACTGCCGGGGCGCGCGTCCGGCGGCGTGGCGGGGGTTGTCGCGCGTGTGGCGCCAGCGCTTCGGCACGCGGCTGGGCGCGGCGCCCTGGGTCAACCGCCTGTTCCGCAAGGCGGTGCGGCACGGCCTGATGGACGCGCCCGCGCTGGACCACGACGCGATGCTGGCCATCGTCCTCGCGGAGCCCGTCTTCGACGCGCTGGAGCGGCTGCGCCCGACGAAGGAGGGGGCGGGGACGGTCATCCTGGCGCAGGAGCACCTGTCGCTGCCGCTCGCGTACAAGGCGCTGCTCGACGGGCGCGGCTGGTGCCGCACCGTGTACTACGCGGGCGAGGTGCGCACGCCCCGCGTGCTGGTGGAGTACGGCGAGGCAGGGCAGGGCGCGTCCGACGCGCGCTTCTACAACATCCAGCGCCTGGGGCTGGAACAGGGGCGGACGCTCGACGAGGTGTACCCCGTCGGCACCTGGCCCAACTTTCAAATCCTGCGCAACGGCCACCTGTGCGACCGCGTGGGCGCGGTGAGCGCCTCCGTGGCGGACGAGCTGCGGTTCCTGGACGCGCGCTACGCGCTCCACCCGGTGACGGTGGTGCCGCACGGCCACCGGCCCATCGAGACGGGCTGGGACGCGAAGGAGGCGGCGCGGGCGCGGGTGCTGGCCCATGCGCGCAAGCAGTGGGGGAAGGGCTTCCGGCTGCTGCTCACGCACATCGCGCGGGACGAGGTCTGCAAGGGGCTCTGGCGCGACGTGGACGTGTGCGAGCACCTGGCCACGCTGCTGCCGCCGGAGCGGAAGCCCGCGCTGCTGGTGATGGTGACGGAGTGGAACGAGGCGGAGCCGTCCGACAACCTGCGCGCCCTGAAGGCGCGGGTGGACGCGTTCAACGTGAAGGACACGGGCCTGCACATCGCGCTGGTGAACCAGCCCACGTGGCCCGCGGGCCTGGACTTCACGCGGGACGACCTGCACCGTGCCACGGACGTGTCCCTGGGGCAGTCGCTGTATGAGTCCTACGGACTGGCGCAGCTGGAGGCCCTGGGCTGCGGCGCCATCTGCGTCATCTCCGGCGTGAGCGGCGCCAGGCGGGCCCTGCGCGAGGTGTGCCTGCGGCAGGGCCTGTCGGAGGCCGCGCACCCGAACCTCGTCGTCTCCGACGCGGCGGCGGACGCCCGGGAGGCGGGGCTGGCGCACACGGTGGAGGCCTGGAAGGCGCTGCCCGCGGCCGTGCTGAGGGAGCAGGAGCTGCGCACCGCGGAGCGCGTGGCGGAGGAGGTGGTGCGCCGGCTTCCGCGCGACGCGCACGAGGGCCGCCTGCTGCTGGCGACGGGCTGGGCGCTGTCGGAGCGGCTTGGCTGGGAGCCGCTCATCCGCGAGCAGTTGCTGCCGCTGCTCCGCTTCCCGAAGCAGGAGGCGGAGGCCGTGTCCGACTGGAGCGCGGCCCACGGCTGA
- a CDS encoding methyltransferase domain-containing protein, with translation MAENNPAPALIVVAHPEDVVRLFSTVAPGADLAVVTEDGGAGRELEAVGRALGARSTHLLLSPSEVGPWCREQRSRGDVRVFTHSPQEDAPLHREVALRVSRVFDRLWVPATGARPTAWTVLDDAAFQRKLGLLNTLYRERPDGASSGACTDPVRDGPGIEAFTEARAADVVRALSLTKPEIFSELADPWGFARSAYEVERFALTAKVLGTLRHAVPPRRVVDVGACEGMMTEHLLALFPDANIQAVESEPRFVTRLRERLGGHARVRIVEASAEDVALEADLVLLAEVLYYLSDDASRDLLDRLRASHLLTSYGGGFGDQLHAALAGRGWRCVQSATLPGRIEPVDGASSPLLVRRAGTGIRLWER, from the coding sequence ATGGCAGAGAACAACCCGGCCCCGGCGCTCATCGTCGTGGCCCACCCGGAGGACGTCGTCCGCCTGTTCAGCACGGTGGCGCCGGGGGCGGACCTGGCGGTGGTGACGGAGGACGGAGGCGCGGGCCGGGAGCTGGAGGCGGTGGGCCGGGCCCTGGGCGCGCGGAGCACGCACCTGCTGCTGTCGCCCTCGGAGGTGGGGCCGTGGTGCCGCGAGCAGCGCTCCCGGGGCGACGTCCGCGTCTTCACCCACAGCCCGCAGGAGGACGCCCCCCTGCACCGCGAGGTGGCGCTCCGGGTCAGCCGCGTCTTCGACCGGCTGTGGGTGCCCGCCACGGGCGCCAGGCCCACGGCCTGGACGGTGCTGGACGACGCGGCCTTCCAGCGCAAGCTGGGCCTGCTCAACACGCTCTACCGGGAGCGTCCAGACGGGGCCAGCTCGGGCGCCTGCACGGACCCCGTGCGCGACGGGCCCGGCATCGAGGCCTTCACGGAGGCGCGGGCCGCGGACGTGGTGCGCGCCCTGTCCCTCACGAAGCCGGAGATCTTCTCCGAGCTCGCGGACCCCTGGGGCTTCGCCCGCTCCGCCTACGAGGTCGAGCGCTTCGCCCTCACCGCGAAGGTGCTGGGGACGCTGCGCCACGCCGTCCCGCCCCGGCGCGTGGTGGACGTGGGCGCGTGCGAGGGGATGATGACCGAGCACCTGCTGGCGCTCTTCCCCGACGCGAACATCCAGGCCGTGGAGTCCGAGCCCCGCTTCGTCACGCGCCTGCGCGAGCGGCTGGGCGGCCACGCGCGCGTGCGCATCGTGGAGGCCAGCGCGGAGGACGTGGCGCTGGAGGCGGACCTGGTGCTGCTGGCGGAGGTGCTCTACTACCTGTCCGACGACGCCAGCCGCGACCTCCTGGACCGGCTGCGCGCGTCCCACCTGCTCACGTCCTACGGCGGCGGCTTCGGCGACCAGCTGCACGCCGCGCTCGCCGGCCGTGGCTGGCGGTGCGTCCAGTCCGCGACACTTCCAGGCCGCATCGAACCCGTGGACGGCGCCTCCAGCCCACTGCTCGTCCGCCGCGCAGGCACCGGAATCCGGCTCTGGGAACGGTGA
- a CDS encoding PIG-L deacetylase family protein, with amino-acid sequence MAERARSRGNEGPEHVFFSPHPDDVALGAYASLLGVPRGIVPTLVTVFSQSCWEFVLPVDPSRAMAVTSLRMGEDRRFARAHGADLVHLGFRDTSLRSPPGGPAEPEEARAALASRVLLALDEVLASVSEDAVCYVPLGISSHADHLLVRDAVRALRGERGVVYYEDLPYSAHHPEDEIVDYAWALGLSPRCVDMTALWPAKLRGLSFYASQLEPRTLPAVEAHARRLGAGRGLCERVWTVAP; translated from the coding sequence GTGGCTGAGCGCGCGCGCAGCCGAGGGAACGAGGGGCCGGAGCACGTCTTCTTCTCCCCGCATCCGGACGACGTGGCGCTGGGGGCGTACGCGAGCCTGCTGGGCGTGCCCCGGGGCATCGTGCCCACGCTCGTCACGGTCTTCTCGCAGAGCTGCTGGGAGTTCGTGCTGCCGGTGGACCCGTCGCGGGCCATGGCCGTGACGTCGCTGCGGATGGGCGAGGACCGACGCTTCGCCCGGGCGCACGGCGCGGACCTGGTGCACCTGGGCTTCCGCGACACCAGCCTGCGCTCGCCGCCGGGGGGCCCCGCGGAGCCGGAGGAGGCCCGGGCGGCGCTGGCCTCACGCGTGCTGCTGGCGCTGGACGAGGTGCTGGCGAGCGTGTCCGAGGACGCGGTCTGCTACGTGCCGCTGGGCATCTCCAGCCACGCGGACCACCTGCTGGTGCGTGACGCCGTGCGGGCGCTGCGCGGCGAGCGGGGCGTCGTCTACTACGAGGACCTGCCGTACTCCGCGCACCACCCGGAGGACGAGATCGTCGACTACGCGTGGGCGCTCGGGCTGTCGCCCCGGTGCGTGGACATGACGGCGCTGTGGCCCGCGAAGCTGCGCGGGCTGTCCTTCTACGCAAGCCAGCTCGAGCCCCGGACGCTGCCCGCGGTGGAGGCGCACGCGCGCAGGCTGGGCGCGGGCCGGGGGCTGTGCGAGCGCGTCTGGACGGTGGCGCCATGA